A single window of Nocardioides baekrokdamisoli DNA harbors:
- a CDS encoding ROK family protein gives MSRNHPREHGSELFIGLDVGGSKVLAAEIDADGHLVTTALRITPGRRVPVPLVEDALTEAVDEVAAGRPISGVGLAAAGFVDAAGERVMFAPHLPWRSDPTRSRLEARWGVPVAMDNDANCAARAELALGAAAGTQSALMITLGTGIGGGLIVDGKLRRGRNGMSGEFGHMQVVPDGHPCECGRAGCWEQYASGNALVRYARSRLDSPSYTQQTSLEEACGGLPEQLTGPMIAEAGRAGDRLAQRAFTVVGEWLGVGIANLVAAFDPEVVVVGGGVSAAGDLLLDPARAALRDSLVAASEREIPDVVPARFGPEAGVVGAAAMIRDAVAARG, from the coding sequence ATGAGCAGGAATCACCCCCGCGAGCACGGCAGTGAACTCTTCATCGGTCTCGATGTGGGTGGAAGCAAGGTGCTCGCCGCCGAGATCGACGCCGACGGCCACCTCGTCACCACCGCGCTGCGGATCACGCCCGGGCGACGGGTCCCGGTGCCGCTGGTCGAGGACGCACTGACCGAGGCCGTTGACGAGGTGGCTGCCGGACGGCCGATCTCCGGGGTCGGTCTCGCAGCCGCCGGGTTCGTGGACGCGGCCGGCGAACGGGTCATGTTCGCCCCCCACCTGCCCTGGCGCTCGGACCCCACCCGGTCCCGGCTCGAGGCGCGCTGGGGCGTACCCGTGGCCATGGACAACGACGCCAACTGTGCTGCACGCGCCGAACTCGCCCTGGGGGCTGCGGCTGGAACGCAGTCGGCCCTGATGATCACGCTCGGCACCGGTATCGGCGGCGGTCTGATCGTCGACGGCAAACTGCGACGTGGTCGCAACGGCATGTCGGGCGAGTTCGGGCACATGCAGGTCGTCCCGGACGGGCACCCGTGCGAGTGCGGTCGGGCGGGGTGTTGGGAGCAGTACGCCTCCGGCAACGCGCTCGTGCGCTACGCGCGCAGCCGTCTCGACAGCCCTTCGTACACCCAGCAGACCTCGCTCGAGGAGGCCTGCGGAGGTCTGCCCGAGCAGCTCACCGGCCCGATGATCGCCGAAGCGGGTCGCGCCGGGGACCGGCTGGCCCAGCGTGCGTTCACCGTGGTGGGTGAGTGGTTGGGTGTCGGTATCGCCAACCTCGTCGCTGCGTTCGACCCGGAGGTCGTGGTCGTGGGTGGCGGCGTCTCCGCAGCCGGTGACCTGTTGCTGGATCCCGCTCGGGCCGCGCTGCGCGACTCGCTGGTGGCCGCGTCCGAACGCGAGATCCCCGATGTCGTGCCCGCGCGGTTCGGTCCTGAGGCGGGCGTGGTCGGTGCTGCCGCGATGATCCGGGACGCGGTCGCCGCCCGCGGGTAG
- a CDS encoding alpha/beta hydrolase, which yields MDSAANSSATSVDLLPDAEPLAIPARPELTGGRRIGVLLSHGFTGQPASMKPWARALADEGYGVIVPRLPGHGTRWQDLNRSTYDEWYGEASRVFDSLCLDHDIVVVAGLSMGGSLVLRLAEDHADKITGVILVNPAVATKRLDVKLLPVLKHLVPAFPGIASDIKKPGTNEYGYTRTPLKAAHSMMIGWRSVVANLGKVSAPVLYFRSRIDHVVDGLSEVVIARNISSTDLDMVYLEDSYHVATLDNDLPTIIKLSLDFLARVTAAAPAS from the coding sequence ATGGACTCCGCCGCGAACAGTTCAGCAACTTCAGTCGACCTGCTGCCGGACGCCGAGCCGTTGGCGATCCCGGCACGGCCCGAGCTCACCGGCGGGCGCCGGATCGGCGTCCTGCTGAGCCATGGTTTCACCGGCCAGCCTGCCTCCATGAAGCCGTGGGCCCGCGCACTGGCCGACGAGGGATACGGCGTCATCGTGCCGCGACTGCCCGGTCACGGCACCCGCTGGCAGGACCTCAACCGGAGCACCTACGACGAGTGGTACGGCGAAGCGTCCCGAGTCTTCGACTCGCTCTGCCTCGACCACGACATCGTGGTCGTCGCGGGCCTGTCCATGGGCGGGTCCCTGGTCCTGCGCCTGGCCGAGGATCACGCCGACAAGATCACCGGCGTCATCCTGGTCAACCCCGCCGTCGCGACCAAGCGGCTCGACGTGAAGCTCCTCCCGGTGCTGAAGCACCTGGTCCCGGCCTTCCCGGGCATCGCCAGCGACATCAAGAAGCCGGGGACCAATGAGTACGGCTACACGCGTACGCCCCTGAAGGCGGCACACTCGATGATGATCGGCTGGCGCTCGGTCGTCGCGAACCTCGGCAAGGTCTCCGCTCCGGTGCTGTACTTCCGCTCGCGCATCGACCACGTGGTCGACGGGCTGTCCGAAGTCGTCATCGCCCGGAACATCTCCTCGACCGACCTGGACATGGTGTACCTCGAGGACAGCTACCACGTGGCCACCCTCGACAACGACCTGCCGACGATCATCAAGCTGTCGCTCGACTTCCTCGCACGCGTGACCGCGGCGGCGCCGGCGTCATGA
- a CDS encoding lysophospholipid acyltransferase family protein, which yields MGYKFIWWLYKWVLIGPAMRVVFRPTAVGVENIPATGPVILASNHLSWTDWIFTPLLIPRRITFVAKAEYFTTPGLKGGFQKFFFTSAGQVPIARGGASAAEGALEASREVLRNGGVMGIYPEGTRSHNGKLYRGRTGVARLAIEMGVPVVPVGLKGTYEIAPSGKTFGRIVRPTVTFGKPLDFSRYEGMENDRFILRAVTDEIIYEILKLTGQEYVDLYATDAKKRDKEARKA from the coding sequence GTGGGTTACAAGTTCATCTGGTGGCTCTACAAATGGGTCCTGATCGGGCCTGCGATGCGAGTGGTCTTCCGGCCGACCGCCGTCGGTGTGGAGAACATCCCGGCCACGGGCCCCGTCATCCTGGCGAGCAACCACCTGTCCTGGACCGACTGGATCTTCACTCCGCTCCTCATTCCGCGGCGGATCACCTTCGTCGCCAAGGCCGAGTACTTCACCACGCCGGGCCTCAAGGGCGGCTTCCAGAAGTTCTTCTTCACCAGCGCAGGCCAGGTCCCGATCGCCCGTGGTGGTGCGTCGGCCGCGGAAGGCGCGTTGGAGGCATCCCGTGAGGTGCTCCGCAACGGCGGCGTCATGGGCATCTACCCCGAAGGCACCCGTTCGCACAACGGCAAGCTCTACCGCGGACGTACGGGCGTGGCCCGACTCGCGATCGAGATGGGCGTTCCGGTTGTCCCGGTCGGGCTCAAGGGCACGTACGAGATCGCGCCGAGCGGCAAGACCTTCGGCAGGATCGTCCGGCCGACCGTCACGTTCGGCAAGCCGCTCGACTTCTCCCGTTACGAGGGCATGGAGAACGACCGTTTCATCCTGCGCGCCGTGACCGACGAGATCATCTACGAGATCCTCAAGCTGACCGGCCAGGAGTACGTGGACCTCTATGCGACGGACGCGAAGAAGAGGGACAAGGAAGCCCGGAAAGCCTGA
- a CDS encoding glycosyltransferase 87 family protein, translating to MSPDQTTWARLRRDVPRIAAAAGVGYAVLASVYAGFGWDAHAYWSAWHGPMYSAAPGQPGAFLYSPVFAEFLWPLAQLPFWLFSLVFSVASAVSIWWLLKPVQGELRWLLLLAAAPEIASGNVFAELGVVAALGVRFPALWAVAALTKPSVCLGPVWSALRRDWRPVAIAVCATALVAGVSYLAAPGQWHAWLGFLRRNGSAASGAVGSPLVPGVLFRLPISLALLWWGRRRPDVVPVAMMLATPVFGISAAVMLFAIPRLRLVGSRTAPAR from the coding sequence GTGAGTCCCGATCAGACGACCTGGGCGCGCCTACGTAGGGATGTGCCACGGATCGCCGCCGCTGCCGGCGTCGGGTATGCCGTCCTTGCGTCCGTGTACGCCGGATTCGGATGGGATGCGCACGCGTACTGGTCCGCGTGGCACGGGCCGATGTACTCGGCCGCTCCGGGGCAGCCCGGCGCCTTCCTCTACTCGCCGGTGTTCGCGGAGTTCCTGTGGCCGCTCGCACAACTCCCGTTCTGGTTGTTCAGTCTCGTCTTCTCGGTCGCATCGGCGGTCTCGATCTGGTGGCTGCTGAAACCCGTGCAGGGCGAGTTGCGTTGGCTCCTGCTGCTGGCAGCGGCGCCGGAGATCGCATCGGGGAACGTCTTCGCCGAGCTGGGGGTGGTGGCTGCTCTCGGTGTGCGCTTCCCGGCGCTGTGGGCGGTGGCAGCCCTCACCAAGCCGTCGGTGTGTCTGGGGCCCGTGTGGAGCGCGTTGCGCCGGGACTGGCGGCCAGTCGCGATCGCCGTCTGTGCGACGGCGCTCGTGGCCGGTGTTTCCTATCTCGCTGCCCCGGGACAGTGGCATGCGTGGCTCGGGTTCCTGCGACGCAACGGATCAGCTGCTTCCGGAGCCGTCGGATCGCCGCTCGTACCCGGAGTGCTTTTCAGGCTGCCGATCAGCCTTGCACTCCTGTGGTGGGGACGTCGGCGACCGGACGTGGTGCCGGTCGCGATGATGCTGGCGACCCCGGTGTTCGGGATCAGTGCGGCAGTGATGCTGTTCGCGATCCCTCGGTTGCGGCTTGTCGGATCGCGTACAGCGCCAGCGAGGTGA
- a CDS encoding glycosyltransferase family 87 protein, protein MSSPLDRFSFATTRFLTPHRLRLYPAAFLAGSVILLGFTTIVGLVSPTALPGGLAPDFLAHWTGAKLLIHDTAHLYDPTVQAAIEHRRAGDPLAWFVSAPVEAALFVPLGLLPYRLAAAIWLAISLGCLAISWRLMRAWAPQVPRLPLLIALASTEPIFELLGGGQDSSLILLCWLGGMTALDRRRPFLGGALLGLAMIKPQLIILAPVVLLVRREWRALGGFVLTSFLCGAVSLALVGPSGLRTWIDTLTSPAYDTLVTHAQAWKMSSLPALVQGLLPAGGSITADVVAVVCAVIAVWGASRATTLRGAWAIALSGTAVASPHLLVYDLVVVFPAVVWLVRENPSPRVRATLAVTYLLLWTVPLRHAIANGHAALGWLDVPWQAIPITSLALYAIRQAATEGSRTASLPH, encoded by the coding sequence GTGAGTTCGCCCCTGGATCGATTTTCGTTCGCGACCACGCGATTCCTGACTCCGCATCGACTTCGGCTGTATCCGGCGGCGTTCCTCGCCGGCAGCGTCATCCTGCTCGGCTTCACGACGATCGTCGGGCTGGTGTCGCCGACCGCGCTGCCCGGCGGACTGGCGCCGGACTTCCTGGCCCATTGGACCGGCGCGAAACTGCTGATCCACGACACCGCGCACCTGTACGACCCGACCGTCCAGGCTGCGATCGAGCACCGGCGCGCCGGCGATCCGCTCGCCTGGTTCGTGTCGGCTCCTGTCGAGGCCGCCCTCTTCGTACCCCTCGGATTGCTGCCGTACCGGCTCGCCGCCGCGATCTGGCTTGCGATCTCACTGGGATGTCTCGCCATCTCCTGGCGGCTCATGCGAGCGTGGGCGCCGCAGGTGCCCAGACTGCCGCTCCTGATCGCCCTCGCCTCGACCGAGCCGATCTTCGAACTGCTCGGCGGCGGCCAGGACAGCTCGCTGATCCTGCTGTGCTGGTTGGGCGGCATGACCGCCCTCGATCGGCGCCGACCGTTCCTCGGCGGCGCCCTCCTCGGGCTGGCCATGATCAAGCCACAACTCATCATCCTCGCGCCCGTGGTGCTGCTCGTACGCCGGGAATGGCGCGCCCTCGGCGGCTTCGTTCTCACGAGCTTCCTGTGCGGTGCAGTGAGCCTGGCACTGGTCGGCCCGAGCGGCCTGAGGACGTGGATCGACACTCTCACCTCCCCCGCGTACGACACGCTGGTCACGCACGCCCAGGCGTGGAAGATGTCGAGCCTGCCAGCCCTGGTCCAAGGGCTGCTGCCGGCCGGCGGCTCGATCACGGCCGACGTCGTAGCCGTGGTCTGCGCCGTCATTGCGGTCTGGGGCGCCAGCCGCGCCACCACCCTCCGAGGCGCCTGGGCGATCGCACTGTCGGGGACGGCGGTGGCCTCACCACACCTGCTGGTGTACGACCTCGTGGTGGTCTTCCCCGCGGTGGTCTGGCTGGTGCGCGAGAACCCGTCACCGCGGGTGCGCGCAACCCTCGCAGTCACGTATCTGTTGTTGTGGACGGTGCCACTGCGTCACGCGATCGCGAACGGGCACGCGGCCCTCGGCTGGCTCGACGTGCCGTGGCAGGCGATCCCGATCACCTCGCTGGCGCTGTACGCGATCCGACAAGCCGCAACCGAGGGATCGCGAACAGCATCACTGCCGCACTGA